A stretch of Triticum aestivum cultivar Chinese Spring chromosome 1D, IWGSC CS RefSeq v2.1, whole genome shotgun sequence DNA encodes these proteins:
- the LOC123182639 gene encoding uncharacterized protein isoform X1, whose protein sequence is MRGRRRQIQTTNNMTPAATFPQAAAMAYSASLQSFLPPSAHAAMSSSQHRPNHARPFQCAAVSAPSAAAASPSASAVPAERLEPRVVQRCNGRAGTGCLTSSPSCPWSRSTPTSSPSRTSTCGSSGSASSTAASSSVYPCSVKVLRHYLVEDSC, encoded by the exons ATGCGAGGCCGAAGGCGCCAGATCCAGACCACTAACAACATGACGCCGGCAGCAACCTTCCCACAAGCAGCGGCCATGGCGTACTCGGCCTCCCTGCAGAGCTTCCTCCCGCCCTCAGCCCACGCGGCGATGTCGTCGTCCCAGCACCGGCCCAACCACGCCCGCCCCTTCCAGTGCGCGGCCGTTTCCGCCCCGTCGGCGGCGGCCGCCTCGCCGTCGGCCTCGGCCGTCCCGGCGGAGCGGCTGGAGCCGCGGGTGGTGCAGCGCTGCAACGGGAGGGCGGGTACTGGGTGCCTGACAAGCTCACCAAGCTGCCCATGGAGCAGATCGACGCCGACAAGCTCACCAAGCAGGACGTCGACGTGCGGCTCAAGTGGCTCGGCCTCTTCCACCGCCGCAAGCAGTAGTGTATACCCCTGCTCTGTCAAG GTTCTGAGGCATTATCTTGTTGAGGACTCATGTTGA
- the LOC123182639 gene encoding uncharacterized protein isoform X2, protein MEMDSEPSTPSQSSYFTGCMATPAWLPALQRSPGRFHLLSRDGGRDGGRRAWRRLLRRLLRKSACCPSPRAPPMITFQYDAASYAKNFDEGRRPSSASAAADKPAAGQLIDPAESLR, encoded by the coding sequence ATGGAGATGGACAGTGAGCCGTCGACGCCGAGCCAGTCCTCCTACTTCACCGGCTGCATGGCCACCCCGGCGTGGCTGCCGGCCCTGCAGCGGAGCCCCGGGCGGTTCCACCTCCTGTCGCGCGACggcgggcgcgacggcgggcggcgggcgtGGAGGCGGCTGCTCAGGCGGCTGTTGAGGAAGAGCGCCTGCTGCCCCAGCCCCAGGGCGCCGCCCATGATCACCTTCCAGTACGACGCCGCCAGCTACGCCAAGAACTTCGACGAAGGCCGCCggccctcctccgcctccgccgccgccgacaagCCGGCCGCCGGCCAGCTGATCGACCCGGCCGAGAGCCTCAGATGA